In Phaeobacter porticola, one DNA window encodes the following:
- a CDS encoding CoA-acylating methylmalonate-semialdehyde dehydrogenase: MEDLGHFINGKRVSGTSGRFDDVYNPATGEVQYKCPMASAEETTDIIEKAAAAQPAWGATNPQKRARVMMAMVGLMNRDMDKLAEALSREHGKTIPDAKGDLQRGLEVIEYCVGAPQMLKGEFTDSAGPGIDMYSMRQPLGVVGSIMPFNFPAMMPLWHVGPALACGNAVVLKPSERDPSVPLMLAELFVEAGLPEGVFQVVNGDKEAVDTILDSEIIQGVSFVGSTPIAHYIYSRATANGKRAQCFGGAKNHMIIMPDADLDQAADALVGAGFGAAGERCMAISVAVPVGEETADKLIEKLIPRIEKLKVGPYTAGNDVDLGPVVTAAAKDRILGLIQSGVDQGAKLVVDNRDFKLQGYEDGFFVGAHLFDHVTPDMDIYKQEIFGPVLSTVRADSYEDALKLAMDHEYGNGTAIFTRDGDTARDFASRVNIGMVGINVPIPVPLAYHTFGGWKKSMFGDLNQHGPDSFKFYTRTKTVTSRWPSGIKEGGEFNFKAMD; the protein is encoded by the coding sequence ATGGAAGATCTCGGCCACTTTATCAACGGCAAACGCGTGTCCGGCACTTCGGGCCGTTTTGACGATGTCTACAACCCGGCAACTGGCGAGGTGCAGTATAAGTGCCCGATGGCCAGCGCTGAGGAAACCACTGATATCATTGAAAAGGCAGCGGCAGCACAACCTGCATGGGGCGCCACCAACCCACAGAAACGCGCCCGCGTGATGATGGCGATGGTTGGCCTGATGAACCGCGATATGGACAAGCTGGCCGAGGCGCTGAGCCGCGAGCATGGCAAGACCATCCCCGATGCCAAAGGTGATTTGCAACGCGGTCTGGAAGTCATCGAATATTGCGTCGGCGCACCGCAGATGCTGAAGGGTGAATTCACCGACAGCGCAGGCCCCGGCATCGATATGTATTCCATGCGCCAGCCACTGGGTGTTGTTGGCTCCATCATGCCGTTCAACTTCCCTGCGATGATGCCACTATGGCACGTTGGCCCGGCCCTGGCCTGCGGCAACGCCGTGGTGCTGAAGCCCTCTGAGCGCGATCCATCTGTGCCGTTGATGCTGGCAGAGCTGTTTGTCGAGGCAGGCCTGCCCGAAGGTGTGTTTCAGGTCGTGAACGGCGATAAGGAAGCCGTGGACACCATTCTGGACAGCGAAATCATCCAGGGCGTCTCCTTCGTCGGCTCCACCCCGATTGCGCATTACATCTACTCCCGCGCGACGGCCAACGGCAAGCGTGCACAGTGTTTCGGTGGCGCGAAAAACCACATGATCATCATGCCCGACGCCGACCTGGACCAGGCGGCTGACGCGCTGGTTGGCGCTGGTTTTGGCGCGGCTGGTGAACGCTGCATGGCGATCTCGGTCGCGGTTCCTGTCGGTGAAGAAACCGCAGACAAGCTGATCGAAAAGCTGATCCCACGTATCGAAAAGCTGAAAGTCGGCCCCTATACGGCTGGCAACGATGTCGACCTCGGCCCGGTTGTCACCGCCGCTGCCAAGGACCGTATTCTGGGCCTCATCCAGTCCGGTGTTGATCAGGGCGCCAAGCTGGTGGTCGACAACCGTGATTTCAAACTTCAGGGGTATGAGGACGGCTTCTTTGTTGGCGCGCATCTGTTTGACCATGTCACCCCCGATATGGACATTTACAAGCAGGAAATATTTGGCCCGGTTCTGTCCACCGTCCGTGCGGACAGCTATGAGGACGCGCTGAAACTGGCGATGGATCACGAATACGGCAACGGCACCGCGATCTTTACCCGCGATGGCGACACGGCCCGTGATTTCGCCAGCCGCGTCAACATCGGCATGGTCGGCATCAACGTGCCAATCCCGGTGCCGCTGGCTTATCACACCTTTGGCGGCTGGAAGAAATCCATGTTCGGCGACCTGAACCAGCATGGTCCCGATAGCTTCAAATTCTACACCCGGACCAAGACCGTGACCTCCCGCTGGCCCTCCGGCATCAAGGAAGGTGGCGAGTTCAACTTCAAGGCGATGGACTGA
- a CDS encoding fatty acid desaturase, with protein MSISPEPRGPQAAEKTARDWVKVLANYREPNVRRSVFELAVTVVPFLLLWVLAWWSLSVSYWLTLALSFPIAAFLLRLFTIQHDCGHGSFFTNRRVSDWVGRVIGVLTLTPYDVWRRTHSIHHSTHGNLGKRGMGDIHTMTVAEYRALGRWDRLMYRIYRHPVTLFGFGPGYLFFLQNRIPYGLMGQARYWISAMGTNLTILVAVGTIWYFGGLMPLVLIFVPATLLAATAGMWLFYVQHQFETTQWEQEEDWHLHDAALHGSSHYVLPPVLQWISANIGIHHVHHLYSRIPFYRLTEVLRDHAELAEGNKMTIRESLANARLHLWDEDSKRLLSFAQARQVPG; from the coding sequence ATGAGCATTTCCCCAGAACCCAGAGGGCCGCAGGCGGCCGAGAAAACGGCACGTGACTGGGTGAAGGTCCTGGCCAACTACCGTGAGCCGAACGTCCGGCGCAGCGTGTTCGAACTGGCGGTCACCGTTGTTCCGTTTCTGCTGCTCTGGGTCCTGGCCTGGTGGTCGCTTTCGGTCAGCTACTGGCTGACACTGGCGCTCTCATTTCCGATCGCGGCCTTCCTGCTGCGCCTGTTCACCATCCAGCACGATTGTGGACACGGGTCATTCTTCACCAACCGACGTGTCAGCGATTGGGTTGGGCGTGTCATAGGTGTACTTACCCTCACGCCTTATGACGTCTGGCGTCGCACCCATTCTATTCACCACAGCACCCATGGCAATCTGGGCAAGCGTGGTATGGGCGATATTCATACAATGACCGTAGCCGAATACCGCGCTTTGGGACGCTGGGACCGATTGATGTACCGTATCTATCGCCACCCCGTGACGCTGTTTGGCTTTGGTCCGGGCTATCTGTTTTTCCTGCAAAACCGCATTCCCTACGGCCTGATGGGTCAGGCCCGATATTGGATCAGCGCGATGGGCACCAACCTCACCATCCTAGTTGCGGTTGGTACGATCTGGTATTTCGGCGGGCTGATGCCGCTGGTGCTGATTTTTGTGCCTGCAACGCTGCTCGCGGCGACTGCCGGGATGTGGCTGTTCTATGTCCAGCATCAATTTGAGACCACGCAGTGGGAACAGGAAGAAGACTGGCATCTACATGACGCTGCCCTGCATGGCAGCTCGCATTATGTCTTGCCACCGGTTCTGCAATGGATCAGCGCCAATATCGGCATCCACCATGTGCATCATCTCTACAGCCGGATCCCGTTTTATCGGCTGACCGAAGTTCTGCGCGATCACGCAGAACTGGCAGAGGGCAACAAGATGACCATTCGTGAAAGCCTCGCCAATGCCCGGCTGCATCTGTGGGACGAAGACAGCAAACGGCTGTTGTCCTTTGCCCAGGCGCGCCAAGTTCCCGGCTAA
- a CDS encoding L,D-transpeptidase encodes MTMSRMTRRAALTGLGATLATPALLRAQSSDAFPAVEPKIETEIPVKRNISSFQQQAWQDHFDELGVGCMLADISSRALHYWGGDGVTYRLFPSSVPMTEELTKRGYTEVVRKAKNPSWTPTASMRERDPTLPQRMDGGPGNPLGTRAMYLSWPAYLVHGTHDTRKIGRQSSSGCIGLYNQHVESLYDMVEVGTQVRLL; translated from the coding sequence ATGACCATGTCTCGCATGACCCGCCGCGCCGCCCTCACCGGGCTTGGCGCTACATTGGCCACCCCGGCGCTGTTGCGCGCACAGTCGAGCGACGCCTTTCCGGCGGTCGAGCCCAAGATCGAAACCGAAATCCCGGTCAAGCGCAATATCTCCTCCTTCCAGCAACAGGCCTGGCAGGACCACTTTGATGAGCTGGGGGTGGGCTGTATGCTGGCCGATATCTCCTCACGTGCGCTGCATTACTGGGGCGGCGATGGCGTGACCTACCGGCTGTTCCCCTCCTCTGTTCCGATGACGGAAGAATTGACAAAACGCGGCTATACCGAGGTTGTGCGCAAGGCCAAAAACCCGTCGTGGACACCAACGGCCTCAATGCGCGAACGCGACCCGACCTTACCACAGCGCATGGACGGCGGCCCCGGCAACCCTCTGGGCACCCGCGCAATGTACCTCAGTTGGCCTGCGTATCTGGTGCATGGCACCCACGACACCCGCAAGATTGGACGTCAAAGCAGCTCTGGCTGTATCGGGCTTTACAACCAGCACGTCGAATCTCTGTACGATATGGTAGAGGTCGGCACCCAGGTTCGCCTGCTCTGA
- a CDS encoding UDP-N-acetylglucosamine-peptide N-acetylglucosaminyltransferase — translation MNKPLRTKHLSKSGRRQLETQVASPVERLKAEAGRAFVEADYQRARELTTQALMFEPDNATLHAEIASSFMQEKKYELALKHVMGALKLEPTNPTWLSAIGTILFLMDKLSDAVGFFEAVYQLDPENAMNVSRLVQSQMNLCDWAVYEDQKNKLRILDNDPANGDPFTTLLYVDDAAFQKKRAVIKTKKKAAISARKVACKFDRSPVAGRKIRIGYFSCDFFNHATMFLMARHFELHDRDKFEIYIYDYSAQPDNVMRQRVLTSADCYRQIENMKDEDVAELARADGLDIAIDLKGYTKHARPAIFGFRAAPVQISYLGYPSTTGMPTMDYFLADAVTVPQEGRRHFSEKILYMPNCYQVNDNSRDHPETKPTRAEMGLPEDAVVFCSFNNHNKVSPVEFDIWMGLLKDVDNSVLWFLAADDAVRANILKEAAARGVPADRIVFAGRCSTPDHVARLPLADIFLDTFACNAHTTASEMLWSGVPVVTKPGEQFAARVAASIVTAVDCPELIADTDEEYRALALRLATQPEERQELREKLKGNIPTTPLYDTEQYVRDFEALLEKAILRYDDGLKPDHLSLAEGKP, via the coding sequence ATGAACAAGCCATTGCGCACCAAACATCTTTCGAAATCGGGGCGTCGCCAACTGGAGACGCAAGTTGCATCGCCGGTCGAAAGGCTCAAGGCCGAGGCCGGACGGGCCTTTGTGGAGGCGGATTACCAACGCGCGCGGGAGCTGACCACTCAGGCGCTAATGTTTGAACCTGACAATGCCACGCTGCACGCAGAGATTGCGTCTAGCTTCATGCAGGAGAAGAAATACGAGCTGGCGCTGAAGCATGTGATGGGTGCGCTCAAGCTGGAGCCTACCAACCCCACATGGCTGAGCGCGATCGGGACCATTCTGTTCCTGATGGACAAGCTGAGTGATGCGGTGGGTTTTTTCGAGGCCGTGTATCAGTTGGACCCGGAAAATGCGATGAATGTTTCGCGGCTTGTGCAGTCGCAGATGAATCTCTGCGACTGGGCGGTCTATGAGGACCAGAAGAACAAGCTGAGGATCCTTGACAACGATCCGGCCAATGGTGACCCGTTCACCACGCTTCTGTATGTAGATGACGCGGCATTCCAGAAGAAACGCGCGGTGATCAAGACAAAGAAAAAGGCAGCAATCTCGGCCCGGAAAGTTGCATGCAAATTCGACCGGTCTCCTGTGGCTGGTCGTAAGATCCGGATTGGCTATTTCTCATGCGATTTCTTCAATCATGCGACGATGTTCCTGATGGCGCGCCATTTTGAGCTGCATGACAGGGACAAGTTCGAAATCTACATTTACGACTACAGTGCACAACCCGATAACGTGATGCGTCAGCGCGTTCTGACGTCGGCAGATTGTTACCGGCAGATCGAGAACATGAAAGATGAGGATGTGGCCGAACTGGCGCGGGCGGATGGCCTCGATATCGCCATTGACCTGAAAGGCTACACTAAACATGCCCGACCGGCGATATTTGGTTTCCGGGCAGCGCCAGTGCAGATCTCCTATCTGGGGTATCCGAGCACCACAGGCATGCCGACGATGGACTACTTCCTTGCCGATGCGGTTACCGTGCCACAAGAAGGGCGGCGCCATTTCTCAGAGAAAATTCTCTATATGCCAAACTGCTATCAGGTGAATGACAACAGCCGTGATCATCCCGAGACCAAACCAACACGCGCCGAAATGGGGCTGCCGGAGGACGCGGTGGTGTTTTGTTCCTTCAACAACCACAACAAGGTCTCGCCGGTAGAATTCGATATTTGGATGGGACTTCTGAAGGACGTGGACAACAGCGTACTGTGGTTCCTGGCAGCCGACGATGCGGTGCGCGCCAATATCCTGAAAGAGGCGGCAGCGCGCGGGGTGCCTGCGGATCGGATCGTCTTTGCCGGGCGGTGCAGCACACCGGATCACGTGGCGCGCCTGCCTCTGGCGGATATCTTCCTCGATACCTTTGCTTGTAACGCCCACACCACGGCGAGCGAGATGCTGTGGTCGGGCGTGCCTGTGGTCACCAAACCGGGAGAGCAATTTGCGGCCCGGGTCGCGGCGAGTATCGTGACGGCCGTCGATTGTCCTGAGCTGATCGCCGATACGGATGAGGAGTATCGTGCGCTGGCGCTGCGGCTGGCCACCCAGCCGGAAGAGCGGCAGGAGCTGCGTGAAAAACTGAAAGGAAATATCCCGACCACGCCGCTGTATGATACCGAGCAATATGTCCGGGATTTCGAAGCCCTGCTAGAAAAGGCGATCCTTCGTTATGACGACGGGCTGAAGCCGGATCATCTGAGCTTGGCGGAGGGTAAACCGTAG
- a CDS encoding error-prone DNA polymerase yields MIEINRTHRPVEAYQRDMLDMRMRRQDYAELCVTSNFTFLTGASHPEELVVRAAELGLSAIAITDRNSLAGVVRAWTALKELRRDTSETLKIRSQQRVDASSRQDVGSGEAIVKPISATLPKLIVGCRLVLRDSSVEWIALPSDRAAYQRLTRLLTLGKRRTGKGDCELYSKDMIPACKGMILIALPQKRLKEAVPDIQNMRRHFPNHTFLGAAPRYDGSDQAYLTACAEAAQKAGTPMVAVGDVLMHRASRRQLADVLTCMRDHMLIDEIGTRALPNAERRIKAGQDMAQLFRNHLGAIRRTLEIADKCSFDLGELSYEYPHEDTREETPQTRLERLAREGLTRRYPDGPTQKAVSLMERELAVVRELNFPAYFLTVHDIVQFAKSQGILCQGRGSAANSVLCYLLGITDVSPDMISMVFERFISKHRGEPPDIDVDFEHERREEVIQWIYQKYGRHRAGLCATVIHFRTRAAIREVGKVMGLSQDVTAGLSGQIWGMSNGGLDLDRIREVGLNPDDRRLMQTVRLIGEIIGFPRHLSQHVGGFVITRGRLDELSPISNAAMKDRTVIEWDKDDIDALGILKVDVLGLGMLSCVRKAFDLMSEHEGQTLSIATIPQEDKTTYDMLCIADAVGVFQVESRAQMNFLPRMKPRTFYDLVIEVAIVRPGPIQGGMVQPFIKRRQGLEQPEPFGPTLAEVTRRTLGVPLFQEQAMQIAVVGAGFSAEEADHLRRSLASFRRMGTIGAFEDKFINGMLNNGYDLDVAKRCFSQIEGFADYGFPESHAAAFAMLAYVSAWLKCHHPAVFACALLNSQPMGFYAPPQIVRDARDHSVETRPICVNHSEWDNTLERRPDGALALRLGFRQIKGFKEEDAGWIVAARGNGYPTPETLWLRAGLRPDVLARLAEADAFGAMGLTRRDALWQVKAIRSAKPLPLFNDPIDGESIDEPQVTLPTMHLGEEVVEDYVSTRLSLRAHPMELLRPSIPGLTPHNALQDVPLGRHTICGLVITRQRPGTASGVIFLTLEDETGVSNVVVWPKTYERFRRIVMGARLLRVRGYLQREGIVVHLIAQEICDMSYKLSELGHPMPEALTTEGPRTDDTPKGSRYPARAMHPRDQSKRLFPSRDFH; encoded by the coding sequence ATGATTGAGATCAATCGCACGCACCGCCCGGTCGAGGCGTATCAAAGGGATATGCTGGATATGCGGATGCGGCGGCAAGACTATGCAGAGCTTTGTGTCACCAGCAATTTCACATTCCTAACCGGGGCCTCGCATCCCGAGGAGCTGGTCGTGCGCGCCGCAGAGCTGGGCCTATCCGCGATTGCCATCACGGATCGCAATTCACTGGCTGGCGTTGTCCGGGCCTGGACGGCGCTCAAGGAGTTGCGGCGAGATACAAGCGAGACTTTGAAAATCCGATCTCAACAACGTGTGGATGCGTCTTCGCGGCAGGATGTGGGATCGGGGGAAGCCATCGTAAAGCCCATCTCGGCGACATTGCCCAAACTGATCGTCGGGTGTCGCTTGGTCCTGCGCGACAGTTCAGTAGAATGGATCGCCTTGCCCAGCGACAGGGCGGCCTACCAACGCCTGACCCGTCTGCTGACATTGGGCAAACGCCGTACCGGGAAAGGCGACTGCGAACTTTACAGCAAGGACATGATCCCCGCGTGCAAGGGTATGATTTTGATCGCCCTGCCGCAAAAGAGGCTGAAAGAGGCTGTGCCGGACATTCAAAACATGCGGCGGCATTTCCCCAATCACACTTTTCTCGGGGCCGCCCCCCGTTATGACGGCAGCGATCAGGCCTATCTGACAGCTTGCGCAGAAGCGGCGCAAAAGGCAGGCACCCCGATGGTTGCCGTGGGGGATGTACTGATGCACCGGGCCTCCCGCAGGCAATTGGCCGATGTGCTGACCTGTATGCGTGATCATATGCTCATTGATGAGATAGGCACCCGCGCCCTGCCCAATGCTGAGCGGCGGATCAAAGCAGGTCAGGATATGGCGCAGCTGTTTCGCAATCATCTGGGCGCAATACGCCGCACATTAGAGATTGCCGACAAATGTAGTTTTGATCTGGGCGAGCTGTCCTATGAATATCCTCATGAAGATACCAGAGAAGAAACACCCCAAACGCGCCTTGAGCGGCTGGCCCGTGAAGGTCTGACACGGCGTTATCCAGATGGCCCGACACAAAAAGCGGTCAGTCTTATGGAAAGAGAACTGGCCGTGGTCAGGGAATTGAACTTTCCGGCCTATTTCCTGACAGTCCATGACATTGTGCAATTCGCTAAATCACAGGGGATCCTGTGTCAGGGGCGCGGATCAGCGGCCAATTCAGTCCTATGTTATCTCTTGGGTATTACTGACGTCAGCCCGGACATGATCTCGATGGTGTTTGAGCGGTTTATCTCAAAACACCGAGGCGAGCCGCCCGATATCGACGTCGATTTCGAACATGAAAGGCGTGAAGAGGTGATCCAGTGGATTTACCAGAAGTATGGCCGACATCGCGCCGGACTTTGTGCAACCGTCATCCATTTTCGCACCCGTGCCGCGATCCGTGAGGTTGGAAAAGTCATGGGGCTATCTCAAGATGTCACCGCCGGTTTGTCAGGCCAGATTTGGGGGATGAGCAATGGCGGGCTGGATCTGGACCGCATCCGCGAGGTCGGCCTCAACCCTGACGACCGCCGCCTTATGCAGACGGTCCGGCTCATTGGCGAGATTATCGGCTTCCCCCGGCATCTGTCGCAGCATGTGGGCGGCTTTGTCATCACACGCGGACGCCTGGATGAGCTATCCCCGATCTCCAATGCGGCGATGAAGGACCGCACGGTGATCGAATGGGACAAGGATGATATCGACGCGTTGGGGATTTTGAAAGTCGATGTGCTGGGGCTGGGTATGCTGAGCTGTGTGCGCAAAGCCTTCGATCTGATGTCAGAACACGAAGGTCAAACCCTCAGCATCGCCACGATCCCGCAGGAAGACAAAACGACCTACGATATGCTCTGCATCGCCGATGCGGTCGGAGTGTTTCAGGTCGAAAGCCGTGCTCAGATGAACTTTCTGCCCCGGATGAAACCACGCACATTCTATGATCTGGTGATCGAGGTTGCCATCGTCCGCCCCGGCCCGATCCAAGGCGGTATGGTGCAACCTTTTATCAAACGCCGTCAGGGTCTGGAGCAGCCCGAACCCTTTGGCCCGACACTGGCAGAGGTCACAAGACGCACGCTTGGTGTGCCATTGTTTCAGGAACAGGCCATGCAAATCGCTGTCGTGGGGGCCGGGTTTTCTGCCGAAGAAGCCGACCATCTGCGCCGCTCGCTCGCCTCGTTTCGGCGTATGGGTACTATCGGCGCGTTTGAGGACAAATTCATCAACGGCATGCTTAATAATGGTTATGATCTGGACGTTGCCAAACGCTGCTTTTCCCAAATCGAAGGCTTTGCCGATTACGGCTTTCCTGAAAGCCACGCGGCGGCCTTTGCCATGCTCGCGTATGTCTCAGCTTGGTTAAAATGCCATCATCCAGCAGTCTTTGCCTGCGCGCTGCTTAATTCTCAACCCATGGGGTTTTACGCCCCCCCCCAAATTGTACGCGACGCGCGGGATCACAGTGTCGAAACACGTCCCATATGCGTGAACCATTCAGAATGGGACAACACCCTTGAACGCCGCCCCGATGGTGCATTGGCGCTCCGTCTTGGCTTTCGCCAGATCAAAGGTTTCAAAGAAGAAGATGCTGGCTGGATCGTGGCCGCGCGGGGCAATGGTTATCCCACACCAGAAACCCTGTGGCTGCGGGCGGGCCTGCGTCCTGATGTGCTGGCACGGCTGGCAGAAGCAGATGCGTTTGGCGCCATGGGCCTTACACGTCGTGATGCTTTGTGGCAGGTCAAAGCGATCCGCAGCGCAAAGCCGTTGCCGCTCTTTAACGATCCGATTGATGGCGAAAGCATCGATGAGCCACAGGTCACCCTACCCACAATGCATTTGGGCGAAGAGGTGGTTGAGGATTATGTGTCCACCCGCCTTTCTTTGCGCGCTCATCCGATGGAATTGCTACGCCCCAGCATACCGGGCCTTACCCCCCATAACGCGCTTCAGGATGTTCCCCTGGGGCGGCACACAATCTGCGGGCTTGTCATCACCCGTCAGCGCCCCGGCACCGCATCAGGAGTGATTTTTCTAACGCTTGAGGATGAAACCGGGGTCAGCAATGTCGTCGTCTGGCCCAAAACCTATGAGCGTTTCCGCCGCATCGTGATGGGGGCACGTTTGCTGCGTGTGCGGGGTTATCTGCAACGCGAAGGCATCGTCGTGCATCTGATCGCGCAGGAGATTTGCGATATGTCCTACAAGCTCTCCGAACTCGGCCACCCAATGCCAGAAGCGCTCACCACCGAAGGCCCTCGCACGGACGACACTCCCAAAGGATCCCGCTACCCCGCCCGCGCCATGCATCCACGAGACCAATCAAAGCGGCTGTTTCCAAGTAGGGACTTTCATTAA
- a CDS encoding Y-family DNA polymerase has translation MFDGIQRRVVSLWFPRLASDRVLRRCPLDGPFALTLKQNNTNKLYCLNTTATHQGLHQGMSYADARAFCPTLQTTPADLPQEQRFLQILRRWATRYCPWVGVEGRDGLVLDVSGSTHLFGGEDRMLSDMRARLMRAGLSVQIGLADTRGAAWALAHHGEGLARAGDMLPALQNLPIAALRLEGKTAIALNRLGFRKIGQLASAARAPLTRRFGPDVLMRLDQALGQQPEEIMPLADPPHYGVRMTLPEPIGLISDVMAGTERLLTQLCAKLKAHDVGARVLKLTVRRVDQDHQMVELRLARPLYDPHRILPLFERGLAEVDAGFGIDQMRLEATHFEALPAQQITYGSMENNKGQLDDLITRIGTRVRLENIQRFLPADSHIPERSFIVAPAAYSKPASNWACPNPRPLCLFAPEPIAASGRYPPTRFCWRHMSLTTGRATGPERIAPEWWFEDDNWRSGLRDYWRIDTTQGRRLWLFYTPQNPGWFVQGEFP, from the coding sequence ATGTTCGATGGGATCCAACGTCGCGTCGTCTCATTGTGGTTCCCCCGACTGGCGAGTGACCGGGTTCTGCGGCGCTGTCCGCTGGATGGCCCTTTTGCCCTGACGCTCAAACAGAACAACACCAATAAGCTTTATTGCCTCAACACCACTGCCACGCATCAAGGTTTGCATCAGGGCATGTCCTATGCGGATGCCCGTGCGTTTTGTCCCACTTTGCAAACGACACCGGCTGATCTTCCGCAAGAGCAGCGTTTTTTGCAGATTCTGCGCCGTTGGGCGACACGGTACTGCCCTTGGGTTGGGGTGGAAGGCCGGGATGGGCTGGTGCTGGATGTCAGCGGGTCGACACATCTTTTTGGTGGCGAAGACCGCATGCTAAGCGATATGCGCGCACGTCTGATGCGGGCGGGCCTGTCGGTGCAAATTGGCTTGGCAGACACGCGCGGCGCAGCATGGGCGTTGGCACATCATGGCGAGGGGCTGGCGCGCGCCGGTGACATGCTGCCTGCGTTGCAAAACCTGCCCATAGCGGCTTTGCGGCTTGAGGGAAAAACCGCGATAGCTTTGAACCGGCTGGGGTTTCGCAAAATTGGGCAGCTTGCCTCTGCCGCACGGGCTCCGCTGACCCGCCGGTTCGGGCCTGATGTGCTGATGCGGCTGGATCAGGCCTTGGGCCAACAACCCGAAGAGATCATGCCACTGGCAGACCCGCCCCATTACGGCGTGCGCATGACATTGCCGGAACCGATTGGGCTGATCAGCGATGTGATGGCGGGGACAGAGCGGTTGCTGACCCAACTGTGCGCTAAATTGAAAGCGCATGACGTGGGCGCGCGGGTGCTGAAACTCACAGTGCGCCGGGTAGATCAGGATCACCAGATGGTTGAATTGCGTCTGGCACGTCCTTTGTACGATCCCCATCGTATCCTGCCCCTTTTTGAAAGGGGGCTGGCTGAGGTGGATGCCGGTTTTGGGATCGACCAAATGAGGCTTGAAGCGACACATTTTGAGGCATTGCCAGCTCAACAGATCACATATGGTTCAATGGAGAATAATAAAGGGCAATTGGATGACCTTATTACCCGGATTGGTACAAGGGTCAGGTTGGAGAATATCCAGCGGTTCCTGCCTGCTGATAGTCATATTCCAGAGCGCAGTTTTATCGTGGCACCCGCTGCCTATTCAAAACCCGCCAGCAACTGGGCCTGCCCAAACCCGCGCCCGCTGTGCTTATTCGCCCCAGAACCAATAGCGGCCAGTGGACGCTATCCGCCGACACGTTTCTGCTGGCGGCACATGTCTTTGACCACAGGCCGTGCCACTGGTCCGGAACGCATTGCGCCTGAATGGTGGTTTGAGGACGACAACTGGCGGTCGGGGTTGCGCGATTATTGGCGGATCGACACCACACAGGGGCGACGGCTCTGGCTATTTTATACACCGCAAAATCCGGGGTGGTTCGTGCAGGGGGAATTCCCATGA
- a CDS encoding HEAT repeat domain-containing protein, which yields MDSSGFTWAMIFRNEIKQFRDWASRVGHHSAEWELEYPNWPRFEAAVFSFLNETDSAKWEAQDWHDLLYAVARDNECEKFIERISEDQSLLKKFAFEAMKSDESDAKWQVAECLGQVGDLEFAEPILLLFVDDADEYVRRRSLMALSALGSKETERLAILAWETGRLYARIGALHALSKIGSPRLEHFLELARQDGRAHLLANASELQTEHKVQD from the coding sequence ATGGACAGTTCAGGCTTTACTTGGGCCATGATATTTAGGAACGAAATCAAACAGTTTAGAGACTGGGCGAGCAGAGTTGGGCATCATTCTGCGGAATGGGAGCTGGAGTATCCAAACTGGCCCCGTTTTGAAGCAGCAGTCTTTTCGTTCTTGAATGAAACGGACAGCGCAAAATGGGAAGCGCAAGATTGGCATGACCTGCTCTACGCAGTTGCTCGAGACAATGAGTGTGAGAAATTTATTGAGAGAATTTCTGAGGATCAGTCCCTCCTGAAAAAATTTGCATTTGAAGCTATGAAATCAGACGAAAGTGATGCGAAATGGCAGGTAGCGGAATGTCTGGGACAGGTAGGAGACCTCGAGTTCGCTGAACCTATACTACTGCTTTTTGTGGATGATGCAGATGAGTATGTCCGTCGACGGTCGCTGATGGCGCTTTCAGCCCTTGGCTCCAAAGAAACTGAAAGACTGGCAATTTTGGCATGGGAGACGGGTCGGCTCTATGCAAGAATTGGGGCACTACATGCCCTAAGCAAGATCGGTTCTCCCAGACTCGAACACTTCTTAGAGTTAGCAAGACAGGATGGTAGAGCACACCTTTTGGCCAATGCATCAGAGCTTCAAACAGAACACAAAGTGCAGGATTGA